From the genome of Spodoptera frugiperda isolate SF20-4 chromosome 23, AGI-APGP_CSIRO_Sfru_2.0, whole genome shotgun sequence, one region includes:
- the LOC118267017 gene encoding serine/arginine repetitive matrix protein 2 isoform X17 produces the protein MITCVKSPFLQIIKYLNATQEHKIRQEASKKKKKRSKSPPESDSSSSSEGAQDSDSASSDDERHKKKKKKKSSSRRRGSSEASSRDSSPVKYPKEKNRDRDREKIRDRDHSVEERNNDIQYRKVDREERNKKYDKRDEPPPRDSRHNDRRRQHSSSEDRDSSPEYRQRSYITKIENKKREPSIESDREKRKSSKRSKRDRQRSSPESESEPAPKGRSEKRSRKHYSRESSPSPPPEKRRRKSPSQEYRKRNEDTYYNKKDTLKENNKNHKDDREERKASRRSESPDDRYSRRENSHPRRKEKGNKYEKNHKNNHDNYEETSSKRKFRDVSEDKPRRKKDRSVSRDKRDSSSEYKEKSPVHKSSKTRESRKEEKSVKRSERKYSSSESESEPKHKSDKSKNKARYYKDRSESPPQREHRKRSRSSEHKRKESPPAKSKGDKHKSRKSESKRDSSKPTRKSPSPEERSRRKPSPSRSKSPTPRKSSKKDKRKSVTPVKKSKKSSERGTAERRASPSKPEHRERSDKDRNHDSRPAHRDRSRSRSARKSRSTSSLSYSPARRSPERYRDIIEKLPEKDKRKYIKSPSDLQPKMKSSKDLAENYKPKAVCMRSSSSELDDHEIEFTRIDDRLRQEELDVKELSRLQQRLAKLAKVSIERIRVEEMMNRPSTSTSAWQATRDESQPRETEIVVENNKRKDKSPVNPAKDKAKEKSPAAVEEVKKSPEVTKAPSPKKDTSPPVNVESSPEVRKSEDVAGGGTRRRWSRSSSRRSVSRSRSSVSRSRNKSSRSRSRSRSRSRSSRSRSRSYSSSRRSRSSRSSSYSSRSSSRSSRSTSRSTRSSRTMTGVYADYRRSSESRARTRSRSPSIPRRAGSPSFLDRRRITSARKRPIPYRRPTPSTPTSTVSSRSSQHSWSRSPRPDRE, from the exons ATGATTACTTGTGTTAAAAGTCCATTCCTTCAaattataaagtacttaaatGCTACCCAAGAACATAAAATCAG ACAAGAAGCGAGCAAGAAAAAGAAGAAGCGCTCCAAGTCACCGCCGGAGTCCGACAGCTCGAGTAGCTCGGAGGGGGCGCAGGACAGCGACTCCGCATCCTCGGACGACGAACgacacaaaaagaaaaagaag AAAAAATCGAGCAGCCGACGACGCGGCAGCAGTGAAGCTTCGAGTCGTGACAG TTCCCCAGTAAAATACCCAAAAGAGAAGAATCGTGATCGGGACAGAGAAAAGATTAGGGATCGCGATCACTCCGTTGAAGAAAGAAATAATGATATTCAGTACAGAAAGGTAGACCGAGAGGAGAGAAACAAGAAGTACGACAAACGTGACGAGCCTCCGCCGCGGGACTCCCGGCACAACGACAGGCGACGACAGCACTCGTCCTCCGAGGACAGAGACTCCTCGCCAGAGTACCGACAGAGGTCCTACATCACCAAAATAGAGAACAAGAAGCGAGAACCTTCAATAGAATCAGACAGAGAGAAACGAAAGAGTTCCAAGCGATCAAAACGTGATCGCCAACGGTCTTCTCCGGAATCAGAATCAGAACCCGCTCCCAAAGGCAGATCCGAGAAAAGAAGCAGGAAACACTACTCCAGAGAATCCAGCCCCTCTCCACCACCAGAAAAGAGGCGGCGTAAGAGTCCCTCCCAGGAATACAGAAAGCGAAACGAGGACACTTATTACAACAAGAAGGACACTctcaaagaaaacaataaaaaccacAAAGACGACAGAGAAGAACGTAAAGCTTCAAGGAGAAGTGAATCTCCAGACGACAGGTACAGCCGGCGCGAGAACTCGCACCCCAGGAGGAAGGAGAAAGGTAACAAATATGAGAAAAATCATAAGAATAATCACGATAATTATGAAGAGACTTCATCCAAACGAAAATTTAGAGACGTGTCTGAAGACAAACCACGGAGGAAGAAGGACAGAAGTGTTTCTAGAGACAAAAGAGATTCTTCCTCGGAATACAAAGAAAAGTCGCCTGTCCACAAAAGTTCTAAAACCAGAGAATCTCGAAAAGAGGAGAAATCGGTAAAACGATCAGAAAGAAAGTATTCGTCATCCGAGTCCGAATCAGAACCCAAACATAAATcagataaaagtaaaaacaaagcTCGCTACTACAAGGACAGGAGCGAGTCTCCGCCACAGAGAGAACATCGGAAACGAAGCCGTTCCTCTGAACACAAGAGGAAAGAATCCCCGCCCGCTAAAAGCAAAGGTGATAAACACAAAAGTCGGAAATCAGAAAGTAAACGTGACAGCAGTAAGCCCACCAGAAAGTCCCCTTCACCAGAAGAACGATCTCGGCGCAAACCGTCACCGAGTCGCTCCAAATCTCCAACTCCACGCAAAAGCTCAAAAAAGGACAAACGAAAGAGTGTAACACCTGTTAAGAAAAGCAAAAAGTCGTCAGAGCGAGGCACCGCAGAGCGCCGCGCCTCGCCCTCCAAGCCCGAGCACCGCGAGCGCTCCGACAAGGATCGCAACCACGACAGTCGGCCCGCGCACAGGGACCGGTCGCGGTCGCGCTCCGCACGCAAGAGTCGCAGCACTTCTAGTCTAAGCTACTCTCCAGCTCGCCGCAGCCCCGAGCGGTACAGGGATATCATAGAGAAATTACCTGAAAAGGATAAACGCAAATACATCAAATCTCCGTCAGACCTACAACCCAAAATGAAAAGCAGCAAAGATTTGGCCGAAAACTACAAACCCAAAGCGGTTTGCATGCGTAGCTCGTCCAGCGAACTGGACGACCATGAAATTGAATTTACAAGGATAGACGATAGGCTTCGGCAGGAGGAATTAGACGTCAAAGAACTCAGTAGACTGCAACAAAGACTGGCTAAACTAGCTAAAGTGTCGATCGAGCGCATCCGAGTCGAGGAGATGATGAACCGACCGTCGACGTCGACGTCGGCGTGGCAGGCCACGCGGGACGAGTCTCAGCCGAGAGAAACGGAAATAGTCGTCGAGAACAATAAAAGGAAAGATAAGAGTCCCGTGAACCCCGCTAAAGATAAAGCTAAAGAGAAATCTCCTGCGGCAGTGGAAGAAGTAAAGAAAAGCCCAGAAGTGACTAAGGCTCCAAGTCCTAAAAAGGACACGAGTCCACCGGTGAACGTGGAGTCGTCGCCGGAGGTGAGGAAGAGCGAGGATGTGGCGGGCGGGGGCACGCGGCGGCGGTGGTCGCGGTCGTCGTCGCGGCGGTCGGTGTCCCGGTCGCGGTCGTCGGTGTCTCGCTCGCGGAACAAGTCGTCCCGCTCCCGCTCGCGGTCGCGGTCACGCTCGCGCTCCTCCAGGTCCAGGTCGCGCTCCTATTCCTCCTCAag ACGGTCTCGCTCAAGTCGGTCGTCCTCGTATAGCAGCCGGAGTTCCTCCAGGTCTTCGCGCAGCACATCGAGGTCCACCCGGTCGTCTAG AACAATGACAGGCGTATACGCGGATTACCGTAGATCGAGCGAGTCGCGCGCACGCACGCGATCGCGCTCGCCTTCCATACCGCGCCGCGCTGGCTCGCCCAGCTTCTTGGATAGGCGACGGATCACGAG CGCGCGCAAGCGCCCCATCCCGTACCGGAGGCCGACACCATCGACACCAACATCCACCGTCAGCAGCCGCTCGTCGCAGCACAGCTGGTCCCGCTCCCCGCGACCCGACAGAGAATAA
- the LOC118267017 gene encoding serine/arginine repetitive matrix protein 2 isoform X2: MQRQGRAPRRDATQNNRVVFERLWRGTFQAVLAGPARRARASSHEPTSDVALPSLAPRPAPPDALAPALRTILEGLRNSCCCRCNCNATDRNFNDNLQVCLSNDEERKSMRSVISVRETHAVAEAQQEKNARLRDAFGISPRFVEGSSLDPERRAREHAQRYPLVRTPSHERDERDPHPPKKKKKRSTSPDAKKLKKKKSKKNKKEKQVTLRLSKSERKMLWNFITRQEASKKKKKRSKSPPESDSSSSSEGAQDSDSASSDDERHKKKKKKKSSSRRRGSSEASSRDSSPVKYPKEKNRDRDREKIRDRDHSVEERNNDIQYRKVDREERNKKYDKRDEPPPRDSRHNDRRRQHSSSEDRDSSPEYRQRSYITKIENKKREPSIESDREKRKSSKRSKRDRQRSSPESESEPAPKGRSEKRSRKHYSRESSPSPPPEKRRRKSPSQEYRKRNEDTYYNKKDTLKENNKNHKDDREERKASRRSESPDDRYSRRENSHPRRKEKGNKYEKNHKNNHDNYEETSSKRKFRDVSEDKPRRKKDRSVSRDKRDSSSEYKEKSPVHKSSKTRESRKEEKSVKRSERKYSSSESESEPKHKSDKSKNKARYYKDRSESPPQREHRKRSRSSEHKRKESPPAKSKGDKHKSRKSESKRDSSKPTRKSPSPEERSRRKPSPSRSKSPTPRKSSKKDKRKSVTPVKKSKKSSERGTAERRASPSKPEHRERSDKDRNHDSRPAHRDRSRSRSARKSRSTSSLSYSPARRSPERYRDIIEKLPEKDKRKYIKSPSDLQPKMKSSKDLAENYKPKAVCMRSSSSELDDHEIEFTRIDDRLRQEELDVKELSRLQQRLAKLAKVSIERIRVEEMMNRPSTSTSAWQATRDESQPRETEIVVENNKRKDKSPVNPAKDKAKEKSPAAVEEVKKSPEVTKAPSPKKDTSPPVNVESSPEVRKSEDVAGGGTRRRWSRSSSRRSVSRSRSSVSRSRNKSSRSRSRSRSRSRSSRSRSRSYSSSRRSRSSRSSSYSSRSSSRSSRSTSRSTRSSRTMTGVYADYRRSSESRARTRSRSPSIPRRAGSPSFLDRRRITSARKRPIPYRRPTPSTPTSTVSSRSSQHSWSRSPRPDRE, translated from the exons ATGCAAAGGCAGGGCAGGGCTCCGCGACGCGATGCAACACAAAACAATAGGGTCGTATTCGAGCGGCTGTGGCGGGGCACGTTCCAAGCTGTACTGGCGGGGCCGGCGCGGCGTGCGCGGGCCTCCTCGCACGAGCCCACCTCGGACGTGGCGCTCCCGAGCCTGGCCCCGCGGCCCGCGCCGCCCGACGCGCTCGCGCCCGCGCTGCGCACCATCCTCGAGGGGCTCCGCAACTCGTGCTGCTGCCGCTGTAACTGTAACGCGACAGATCGCAACTTTAACGACAATTTGCAGGTCTGTCTCTCCAACGATGAGGAGAGGAAGTCCATGCGATCCGTCATAAG TGTTCGCGAGACGCACGCGGTGGCCGAAGCCCAGCAGGAGAAGAACGCTCGGCTGCGTGACGCGTTCGGTATCTCGCCGCGGTTCGTGGAGGGCTCCAGCTTGGACCCCGAGCGACGCGCGCGCGAGCACGCGCAGCGCTACCCGCTTGTGCGCACGCCCAGCCACGAGCGCGACGAGAGAGACCCGCACCCACccaagaagaagaaaaagagaaG TacatcacctgatgctaagaaACTGAAGAAGAAAaagtcaaagaaaaataaaaaagaaaa ACAGGTGACGCTTCGGTTGTCCAAGAG TGAAAGAAAAATGTTATGGAACTTCATCACTAG ACAAGAAGCGAGCAAGAAAAAGAAGAAGCGCTCCAAGTCACCGCCGGAGTCCGACAGCTCGAGTAGCTCGGAGGGGGCGCAGGACAGCGACTCCGCATCCTCGGACGACGAACgacacaaaaagaaaaagaag AAAAAATCGAGCAGCCGACGACGCGGCAGCAGTGAAGCTTCGAGTCGTGACAG TTCCCCAGTAAAATACCCAAAAGAGAAGAATCGTGATCGGGACAGAGAAAAGATTAGGGATCGCGATCACTCCGTTGAAGAAAGAAATAATGATATTCAGTACAGAAAGGTAGACCGAGAGGAGAGAAACAAGAAGTACGACAAACGTGACGAGCCTCCGCCGCGGGACTCCCGGCACAACGACAGGCGACGACAGCACTCGTCCTCCGAGGACAGAGACTCCTCGCCAGAGTACCGACAGAGGTCCTACATCACCAAAATAGAGAACAAGAAGCGAGAACCTTCAATAGAATCAGACAGAGAGAAACGAAAGAGTTCCAAGCGATCAAAACGTGATCGCCAACGGTCTTCTCCGGAATCAGAATCAGAACCCGCTCCCAAAGGCAGATCCGAGAAAAGAAGCAGGAAACACTACTCCAGAGAATCCAGCCCCTCTCCACCACCAGAAAAGAGGCGGCGTAAGAGTCCCTCCCAGGAATACAGAAAGCGAAACGAGGACACTTATTACAACAAGAAGGACACTctcaaagaaaacaataaaaaccacAAAGACGACAGAGAAGAACGTAAAGCTTCAAGGAGAAGTGAATCTCCAGACGACAGGTACAGCCGGCGCGAGAACTCGCACCCCAGGAGGAAGGAGAAAGGTAACAAATATGAGAAAAATCATAAGAATAATCACGATAATTATGAAGAGACTTCATCCAAACGAAAATTTAGAGACGTGTCTGAAGACAAACCACGGAGGAAGAAGGACAGAAGTGTTTCTAGAGACAAAAGAGATTCTTCCTCGGAATACAAAGAAAAGTCGCCTGTCCACAAAAGTTCTAAAACCAGAGAATCTCGAAAAGAGGAGAAATCGGTAAAACGATCAGAAAGAAAGTATTCGTCATCCGAGTCCGAATCAGAACCCAAACATAAATcagataaaagtaaaaacaaagcTCGCTACTACAAGGACAGGAGCGAGTCTCCGCCACAGAGAGAACATCGGAAACGAAGCCGTTCCTCTGAACACAAGAGGAAAGAATCCCCGCCCGCTAAAAGCAAAGGTGATAAACACAAAAGTCGGAAATCAGAAAGTAAACGTGACAGCAGTAAGCCCACCAGAAAGTCCCCTTCACCAGAAGAACGATCTCGGCGCAAACCGTCACCGAGTCGCTCCAAATCTCCAACTCCACGCAAAAGCTCAAAAAAGGACAAACGAAAGAGTGTAACACCTGTTAAGAAAAGCAAAAAGTCGTCAGAGCGAGGCACCGCAGAGCGCCGCGCCTCGCCCTCCAAGCCCGAGCACCGCGAGCGCTCCGACAAGGATCGCAACCACGACAGTCGGCCCGCGCACAGGGACCGGTCGCGGTCGCGCTCCGCACGCAAGAGTCGCAGCACTTCTAGTCTAAGCTACTCTCCAGCTCGCCGCAGCCCCGAGCGGTACAGGGATATCATAGAGAAATTACCTGAAAAGGATAAACGCAAATACATCAAATCTCCGTCAGACCTACAACCCAAAATGAAAAGCAGCAAAGATTTGGCCGAAAACTACAAACCCAAAGCGGTTTGCATGCGTAGCTCGTCCAGCGAACTGGACGACCATGAAATTGAATTTACAAGGATAGACGATAGGCTTCGGCAGGAGGAATTAGACGTCAAAGAACTCAGTAGACTGCAACAAAGACTGGCTAAACTAGCTAAAGTGTCGATCGAGCGCATCCGAGTCGAGGAGATGATGAACCGACCGTCGACGTCGACGTCGGCGTGGCAGGCCACGCGGGACGAGTCTCAGCCGAGAGAAACGGAAATAGTCGTCGAGAACAATAAAAGGAAAGATAAGAGTCCCGTGAACCCCGCTAAAGATAAAGCTAAAGAGAAATCTCCTGCGGCAGTGGAAGAAGTAAAGAAAAGCCCAGAAGTGACTAAGGCTCCAAGTCCTAAAAAGGACACGAGTCCACCGGTGAACGTGGAGTCGTCGCCGGAGGTGAGGAAGAGCGAGGATGTGGCGGGCGGGGGCACGCGGCGGCGGTGGTCGCGGTCGTCGTCGCGGCGGTCGGTGTCCCGGTCGCGGTCGTCGGTGTCTCGCTCGCGGAACAAGTCGTCCCGCTCCCGCTCGCGGTCGCGGTCACGCTCGCGCTCCTCCAGGTCCAGGTCGCGCTCCTATTCCTCCTCAag ACGGTCTCGCTCAAGTCGGTCGTCCTCGTATAGCAGCCGGAGTTCCTCCAGGTCTTCGCGCAGCACATCGAGGTCCACCCGGTCGTCTAG AACAATGACAGGCGTATACGCGGATTACCGTAGATCGAGCGAGTCGCGCGCACGCACGCGATCGCGCTCGCCTTCCATACCGCGCCGCGCTGGCTCGCCCAGCTTCTTGGATAGGCGACGGATCACGAG CGCGCGCAAGCGCCCCATCCCGTACCGGAGGCCGACACCATCGACACCAACATCCACCGTCAGCAGCCGCTCGTCGCAGCACAGCTGGTCCCGCTCCCCGCGACCCGACAGAGAATAA
- the LOC118267017 gene encoding peptidyl-prolyl cis-trans isomerase G isoform X14, translating into MHWLPKEEIAARVAAFRAKISTASTVEKEVPRDEFGRVAVRETHAVAEAQQEKNARLRDAFGISPRFVEGSSLDPERRAREHAQRYPLVRTPSHERDERDPHPPKKKKKRSTSPDAKKLKKKKSKKNKKEKQVTLRLSKSERKMLWNFITRQEASKKKKKRSKSPPESDSSSSSEGAQDSDSASSDDERHKKKKKKKSSSRRRGSSEASSRDSSPVKYPKEKNRDRDREKIRDRDHSVEERNNDIQYRKVDREERNKKYDKRDEPPPRDSRHNDRRRQHSSSEDRDSSPEYRQRSYITKIENKKREPSIESDREKRKSSKRSKRDRQRSSPESESEPAPKGRSEKRSRKHYSRESSPSPPPEKRRRKSPSQEYRKRNEDTYYNKKDTLKENNKNHKDDREERKASRRSESPDDRYSRRENSHPRRKEKGNKYEKNHKNNHDNYEETSSKRKFRDVSEDKPRRKKDRSVSRDKRDSSSEYKEKSPVHKSSKTRESRKEEKSVKRSERKYSSSESESEPKHKSDKSKNKARYYKDRSESPPQREHRKRSRSSEHKRKESPPAKSKGDKHKSRKSESKRDSSKPTRKSPSPEERSRRKPSPSRSKSPTPRKSSKKDKRKSVTPVKKSKKSSERGTAERRASPSKPEHRERSDKDRNHDSRPAHRDRSRSRSARKSRSTSSLSYSPARRSPERYRDIIEKLPEKDKRKYIKSPSDLQPKMKSSKDLAENYKPKAVCMRSSSSELDDHEIEFTRIDDRLRQEELDVKELSRLQQRLAKLAKVSIERIRVEEMMNRPSTSTSAWQATRDESQPRETEIVVENNKRKDKSPVNPAKDKAKEKSPAAVEEVKKSPEVTKAPSPKKDTSPPVNVESSPEVRKSEDVAGGGTRRRWSRSSSRRSVSRSRSSVSRSRNKSSRSRSRSRSRSRSSRSRSRSYSSSRRSRSSRSSSYSSRSSSRSSRSTSRSTRSSRTMTGVYADYRRSSESRARTRSRSPSIPRRAGSPSFLDRRRITSARKRPIPYRRPTPSTPTSTVSSRSSQHSWSRSPRPDRE; encoded by the exons TGTTCGCGAGACGCACGCGGTGGCCGAAGCCCAGCAGGAGAAGAACGCTCGGCTGCGTGACGCGTTCGGTATCTCGCCGCGGTTCGTGGAGGGCTCCAGCTTGGACCCCGAGCGACGCGCGCGCGAGCACGCGCAGCGCTACCCGCTTGTGCGCACGCCCAGCCACGAGCGCGACGAGAGAGACCCGCACCCACccaagaagaagaaaaagagaaG TacatcacctgatgctaagaaACTGAAGAAGAAAaagtcaaagaaaaataaaaaagaaaa ACAGGTGACGCTTCGGTTGTCCAAGAG TGAAAGAAAAATGTTATGGAACTTCATCACTAG ACAAGAAGCGAGCAAGAAAAAGAAGAAGCGCTCCAAGTCACCGCCGGAGTCCGACAGCTCGAGTAGCTCGGAGGGGGCGCAGGACAGCGACTCCGCATCCTCGGACGACGAACgacacaaaaagaaaaagaag AAAAAATCGAGCAGCCGACGACGCGGCAGCAGTGAAGCTTCGAGTCGTGACAG TTCCCCAGTAAAATACCCAAAAGAGAAGAATCGTGATCGGGACAGAGAAAAGATTAGGGATCGCGATCACTCCGTTGAAGAAAGAAATAATGATATTCAGTACAGAAAGGTAGACCGAGAGGAGAGAAACAAGAAGTACGACAAACGTGACGAGCCTCCGCCGCGGGACTCCCGGCACAACGACAGGCGACGACAGCACTCGTCCTCCGAGGACAGAGACTCCTCGCCAGAGTACCGACAGAGGTCCTACATCACCAAAATAGAGAACAAGAAGCGAGAACCTTCAATAGAATCAGACAGAGAGAAACGAAAGAGTTCCAAGCGATCAAAACGTGATCGCCAACGGTCTTCTCCGGAATCAGAATCAGAACCCGCTCCCAAAGGCAGATCCGAGAAAAGAAGCAGGAAACACTACTCCAGAGAATCCAGCCCCTCTCCACCACCAGAAAAGAGGCGGCGTAAGAGTCCCTCCCAGGAATACAGAAAGCGAAACGAGGACACTTATTACAACAAGAAGGACACTctcaaagaaaacaataaaaaccacAAAGACGACAGAGAAGAACGTAAAGCTTCAAGGAGAAGTGAATCTCCAGACGACAGGTACAGCCGGCGCGAGAACTCGCACCCCAGGAGGAAGGAGAAAGGTAACAAATATGAGAAAAATCATAAGAATAATCACGATAATTATGAAGAGACTTCATCCAAACGAAAATTTAGAGACGTGTCTGAAGACAAACCACGGAGGAAGAAGGACAGAAGTGTTTCTAGAGACAAAAGAGATTCTTCCTCGGAATACAAAGAAAAGTCGCCTGTCCACAAAAGTTCTAAAACCAGAGAATCTCGAAAAGAGGAGAAATCGGTAAAACGATCAGAAAGAAAGTATTCGTCATCCGAGTCCGAATCAGAACCCAAACATAAATcagataaaagtaaaaacaaagcTCGCTACTACAAGGACAGGAGCGAGTCTCCGCCACAGAGAGAACATCGGAAACGAAGCCGTTCCTCTGAACACAAGAGGAAAGAATCCCCGCCCGCTAAAAGCAAAGGTGATAAACACAAAAGTCGGAAATCAGAAAGTAAACGTGACAGCAGTAAGCCCACCAGAAAGTCCCCTTCACCAGAAGAACGATCTCGGCGCAAACCGTCACCGAGTCGCTCCAAATCTCCAACTCCACGCAAAAGCTCAAAAAAGGACAAACGAAAGAGTGTAACACCTGTTAAGAAAAGCAAAAAGTCGTCAGAGCGAGGCACCGCAGAGCGCCGCGCCTCGCCCTCCAAGCCCGAGCACCGCGAGCGCTCCGACAAGGATCGCAACCACGACAGTCGGCCCGCGCACAGGGACCGGTCGCGGTCGCGCTCCGCACGCAAGAGTCGCAGCACTTCTAGTCTAAGCTACTCTCCAGCTCGCCGCAGCCCCGAGCGGTACAGGGATATCATAGAGAAATTACCTGAAAAGGATAAACGCAAATACATCAAATCTCCGTCAGACCTACAACCCAAAATGAAAAGCAGCAAAGATTTGGCCGAAAACTACAAACCCAAAGCGGTTTGCATGCGTAGCTCGTCCAGCGAACTGGACGACCATGAAATTGAATTTACAAGGATAGACGATAGGCTTCGGCAGGAGGAATTAGACGTCAAAGAACTCAGTAGACTGCAACAAAGACTGGCTAAACTAGCTAAAGTGTCGATCGAGCGCATCCGAGTCGAGGAGATGATGAACCGACCGTCGACGTCGACGTCGGCGTGGCAGGCCACGCGGGACGAGTCTCAGCCGAGAGAAACGGAAATAGTCGTCGAGAACAATAAAAGGAAAGATAAGAGTCCCGTGAACCCCGCTAAAGATAAAGCTAAAGAGAAATCTCCTGCGGCAGTGGAAGAAGTAAAGAAAAGCCCAGAAGTGACTAAGGCTCCAAGTCCTAAAAAGGACACGAGTCCACCGGTGAACGTGGAGTCGTCGCCGGAGGTGAGGAAGAGCGAGGATGTGGCGGGCGGGGGCACGCGGCGGCGGTGGTCGCGGTCGTCGTCGCGGCGGTCGGTGTCCCGGTCGCGGTCGTCGGTGTCTCGCTCGCGGAACAAGTCGTCCCGCTCCCGCTCGCGGTCGCGGTCACGCTCGCGCTCCTCCAGGTCCAGGTCGCGCTCCTATTCCTCCTCAag ACGGTCTCGCTCAAGTCGGTCGTCCTCGTATAGCAGCCGGAGTTCCTCCAGGTCTTCGCGCAGCACATCGAGGTCCACCCGGTCGTCTAG AACAATGACAGGCGTATACGCGGATTACCGTAGATCGAGCGAGTCGCGCGCACGCACGCGATCGCGCTCGCCTTCCATACCGCGCCGCGCTGGCTCGCCCAGCTTCTTGGATAGGCGACGGATCACGAG CGCGCGCAAGCGCCCCATCCCGTACCGGAGGCCGACACCATCGACACCAACATCCACCGTCAGCAGCCGCTCGTCGCAGCACAGCTGGTCCCGCTCCCCGCGACCCGACAGAGAATAA